In Euphorbia lathyris chromosome 10, ddEupLath1.1, whole genome shotgun sequence, a single genomic region encodes these proteins:
- the LOC136209751 gene encoding uncharacterized protein isoform X2 — translation MNNSRRYRGDNQYQEVQGTRSFHKKPPVNGNWKPTVPSWEKEFCCLGTSRKWHKILEAQKFMFLYDNIVQWKDSACEEAFHDAKRRYWADLNGLPCDIPLPGPDIHIDEIDWNSKIDPELYLDLYREPKYPDENDQHEPVLIFSAAFLAPPFDSGTGWGDAEEYLQKAATGWGAAEEDLQKAATGWGEAEEDLQKAATGGLDPTYDAEGINVDPQNSNVSQSNGAIADNGLANIWRDSDGWYNQWDNVNPQKSNVSQSNGAPLDNGLANIWKDSDGWDNQWDNRWDNQWRGGGQWGMLEGYSRRGEGTDWCMSRYKTSRFNGDGGEWGMWNGNNNKSYQTDRRRWRNGRGRKRMNFIF, via the exons ATGAACAACTCGAGGAGATATAGAGGTGATAATCAATATCAAGAAGTTCAGGGGACACGATCGTTCCATAAAAAGCCTCCTGTTAACG GTAATTGGAAGCCAACTGTACCATCATGGGAGAAAGAGTTCTGCTGTTTAGGCACTAGTCGTAAATGGCACAAGATACTGGAAGCCCAAAAGTTTATGTTCCTTTATGATAATATAGTTCAGTGGAAAGACTCTGCTTGTGAAGAGGCCTTTCACGATGCTAAAAGGCGATACTGGGCAGACTTGAATGGTCTTCCTTGTGACATACCATTGCCTGGTCCTGATATACACATTGATGAAATTGACTGGAACTCCAAAATAGACCCTGAGCTGTATTTAGATTTGTACCGGGAACCCAAATATCCTGATGAGAATGATCAACATGAACCTGTATTGATATTCAGTGCTGCTTTTCTAGCCCCGCCGTTCGATTCAGGCACGGGATGGGGGGACGCTGAAGAGTACTTGCAAAAGGCAG CCACAGGATGGGGTGCAGCTGAAGAGGACTTGCAAAAGGCAGCCACAGGATGGGGGGAAGCTGAAGAGGACTTGCAAAAGGCAGCCACAGGAGGTTTGGATCCTACATACGACGCAGAGGGTATCAATGTGGATCCTCAAAATAGCAATGTTTCTCAGTCCAATGGAGCTATTGCAGATAATGGTTTAGCCAACATTTGGAGGGATTCAGATGGGTGGTATAACCAATGGGATAATGTGAATCCTCAAAAGAGCAATGTTTCTCAGTCCAATGGAGCTCCATTAGATAATGGATTGGCCAACATTTGGAAAGATTCAGATGGGTGGGATAACCAATGGGATAACAGGTGGGATAACCAGTGGCGTGGTGGTGGACAGTGGGGAATGTTGGAGGGGTATAGCAGGAGGGGGGAGGGCACGGACTGGTGCATGTCGAGGTATAAAACCTCGAGATTTAATGGTGATGGTGGAGAGTGGGGAATGTGGAACGGGAATAACAATAAGAGTTATCAGACAGACAGGAGGAGGTGGAGGAACGGTAGAGGGAGGAAGCGGATGAACTTTATCTTTTGA
- the LOC136209751 gene encoding uncharacterized protein isoform X1: MNNSRRYRGDNQYQEVQGTRSFHKKPPVNGNWKPTVPSWEKEFCCLGTSRKWHKILEAQKFMFLYDNIVQWKDSACEEAFHDAKRRYWADLNGLPCDIPLPGPDIHIDEIDWNSKIDPELYLDLYREPKYPDENDQHEPVLIFSAAFLAPPFDSGTGWGDAEEYLQKAGTGWGDAEEYLQKAATGWGAAEEDLQKAATGWGAAEEDLQKAATGWGEAEEDLQKAATGGLDPTYDAEGINVDPQNSNVSQSNGAIADNGLANIWRDSDGWYNQWDNVNPQKSNVSQSNGAPLDNGLANIWKDSDGWDNQWDNRWDNQWRGGGQWGMLEGYSRRGEGTDWCMSRYKTSRFNGDGGEWGMWNGNNNKSYQTDRRRWRNGRGRKRMNFIF, encoded by the exons ATGAACAACTCGAGGAGATATAGAGGTGATAATCAATATCAAGAAGTTCAGGGGACACGATCGTTCCATAAAAAGCCTCCTGTTAACG GTAATTGGAAGCCAACTGTACCATCATGGGAGAAAGAGTTCTGCTGTTTAGGCACTAGTCGTAAATGGCACAAGATACTGGAAGCCCAAAAGTTTATGTTCCTTTATGATAATATAGTTCAGTGGAAAGACTCTGCTTGTGAAGAGGCCTTTCACGATGCTAAAAGGCGATACTGGGCAGACTTGAATGGTCTTCCTTGTGACATACCATTGCCTGGTCCTGATATACACATTGATGAAATTGACTGGAACTCCAAAATAGACCCTGAGCTGTATTTAGATTTGTACCGGGAACCCAAATATCCTGATGAGAATGATCAACATGAACCTGTATTGATATTCAGTGCTGCTTTTCTAGCCCCGCCGTTCGATTCAGGCACGGGATGGGGGGACGCTGAAGAGTACTTGCAAAAGGCAGGCACGGGATGGGGGGACGCTGAAGAGTACTTGCAAAAGGCAGCCACGGGATGGGGTGCAGCTGAAGAGGACTTGCAAAAGGCAGCCACAGGATGGGGTGCAGCTGAAGAGGACTTGCAAAAGGCAGCCACAGGATGGGGGGAAGCTGAAGAGGACTTGCAAAAGGCAGCCACAGGAGGTTTGGATCCTACATACGACGCAGAGGGTATCAATGTGGATCCTCAAAATAGCAATGTTTCTCAGTCCAATGGAGCTATTGCAGATAATGGTTTAGCCAACATTTGGAGGGATTCAGATGGGTGGTATAACCAATGGGATAATGTGAATCCTCAAAAGAGCAATGTTTCTCAGTCCAATGGAGCTCCATTAGATAATGGATTGGCCAACATTTGGAAAGATTCAGATGGGTGGGATAACCAATGGGATAACAGGTGGGATAACCAGTGGCGTGGTGGTGGACAGTGGGGAATGTTGGAGGGGTATAGCAGGAGGGGGGAGGGCACGGACTGGTGCATGTCGAGGTATAAAACCTCGAGATTTAATGGTGATGGTGGAGAGTGGGGAATGTGGAACGGGAATAACAATAAGAGTTATCAGACAGACAGGAGGAGGTGGAGGAACGGTAGAGGGAGGAAGCGGATGAACTTTATCTTTTGA